TCCTACAATAACAGACGCGTGGCAATCAGCCCGTGAATCGTGGCTAATGAGTCATAAAAACTCCCAGGAGCCTTGCccagtgctgcagggagagctcaGCCCAGTGTggtggcaggggcaggaggggacccggggctgggggtgacGCCTGTGGGGACCGGGGAGGGCGGTGAGGGCTccggcagcaccagctgcaCCGTGTGCCCGGGGGTGCAAGCCGCTCCGCAGGGCCCGGGGCACGGTGGGGGGCGCCGCCATccccgcggggctgccctgcagcactgaGCCCCCTCCGGTCCGTGTCCttgcagagaaggaggagatCGACCACCCCAACAACAGCTTCAGCCCCTGCAGCATCCACGACCGCAAGtgcctgcagaagcagcaggcgAAGCGGGTCAACCACGGCAACAAGATGCGCAACAGCGGGAGCCCGTACCACCGCGAGGAGACGCGGCCCATAGTGAGCACCGCGCGGCACCGTGGCGGGCGGCTGGCGCTGGGTGCCGGGGCggcgctgggctggggagggcagcatgggtgctgagcacccctGGGCCGTTCTCCAGCGCCGGCGGAGCccagggcaggagcgggggggTTTGATGCTGGTGCTTGTGGCACAGCCCCAGGAGTCGGGGTCCCGGggcgctggggcgggggcacgcaccagccccgctgccggctCAGCCCCACCTTCCCGCAGGCGCAGGGCTCGTGCCAGAGTGAGCTGCACCGGGCGCTGGAGAGGCTGGCCGCCTCGCAGACCCGCACGCACGAAGACCTGTACgtcatccccatccccaactGCGACCGCAACGGCAACTTCCACCCCAAGCAGGTAGGACGGGCTCTCGCCCATcacggggggctgggggagctgctcGCATGGGGTCCTTTTGCAGAGCCGGGAGCGGGGATGGACAGACGGATGGACAGGCGGGTGCCGGGGCACAGCAGGgcacctgcagctcctggtTTGGGTGGGAATCACCCTTTGGGTGTTGTGGGGTCCCTTGCAAGAGCCCTGGGGTGTGACGGGGGTGGCAAAGCCCCTGTGAGAGCTCCTGGTCgccccagccaggcagcctgCGGGGATGGGGCCGTGGGGGCCAGGCTGGGCGCCCCTCACCCAACCCGTCCCCTCAGTGTCACCCGGCGCTGGACGGGCAGCGGGGCAAGTGCTGGTGCGTGGACCGCAAGACAGGGGTGAAGCTGCCGGGCTTCCTGGAGCTGAAGGGGGACTTGGACTGTCACCAGCTGGCGGACAGCATGTGAGCGTGaccgcggcggccccgcgccgcgccgcggccaGGACACCTACCGGGGCTGCgtaggagaggaagagaggggacATGACCGTCAAGCACCTCCCTGGTGATGGGGGACCCCAGCACGTGCCCCGGATCGCCGCTGTGCTCTGCGCCACGGGCTGCCCACGGCACGGGGCACGGCACCGCGACCTGCACCGTGACCACTAGCCGCCGCTGCCGAGGGGTCCCCGGCAGTGCCAGCGGCACGGACGCTTGCTTGGGCAGATGCCGCCCTGGGGTTGGTGTCAGGCTGCCCGGGTGGAGTGGATGGAGAGCACCCACGATGCTGTCGCCCCTCGGTGCTGCTCCCGCAGCCGCTGCCGCTTTGCCCGCCCCGGGGTGCTGCCCCGGCTTTTGCCCCGGCCCCTCTGTGCTGGCCAGGGCACCCGGAGCCTGGCGGCTGTGGCAGAGGCTCCCCTGCTGCCCcggcccagcctggccccgcaggcAGCCACGGACACGCCGGTGCCTCGTGGGGTGCCGCGgcggcagccctgcctgcagtgcctTGCCGTCCGCGTCCACGTGCGGCAGC
The sequence above is a segment of the Pelecanus crispus isolate bPelCri1 chromosome 18, bPelCri1.pri, whole genome shotgun sequence genome. Coding sequences within it:
- the IGFBP4 gene encoding insulin-like growth factor-binding protein 4, whose product is MRGAAGRALPLLLLLLAAAAGPGGGEEAIQCPPCSEERLARCKAPQGCAELVREPGCGCCATCALGRGTACGVYTARCGAGLRCYPPRGVPRPLHTLMHGQGVCTDLADVEAIQESLQPPEKEEIDHPNNSFSPCSIHDRKCLQKQQAKRVNHGNKMRNSGSPYHREETRPIAQGSCQSELHRALERLAASQTRTHEDLYVIPIPNCDRNGNFHPKQCHPALDGQRGKCWCVDRKTGVKLPGFLELKGDLDCHQLADSM